The region GAAACCTCTGATATCTCTACAAAATTCTCCCTAAATTTGTTTGCATAATTAAAATATGTTATATTTATAACTAAGGGGAAGAAAAAACATGTTTAGTAACTTAAGAAAATTAGTAATCTTTATTTTAATATTATTTCAGGTTCATATTCTTTTTGGAACACCTGATTTTAACTCCAATATTCTAAGAAGACAGAGAGATGTCACATTTCCTCTCCTAACAGCCGAGGAATTAGTGGCTGCAGTTGATGAGTGGTCAGGCTACGATTGGATACCTGAGCCTAACCCCTGGCGTCGTATAGGCGCCATAAGCACTTTAAGGGGGCAAACTATTGGAGAGAATGAGGTTTTCAAAATCTATAGAAACGATTCCGGATTCATGACTTTTTACAAACATCTATTCATAAAACTCCTGGATGATTATTGTGTAAGTAGCGGTAGATATACACATCCGCACATTAGCCCTCCATTAGCTACTTTTGAAACAGATAATAAAAAAGGCTACTATCATATTTACGCTGAAGGATATGAAGGTTTTGAATGGTTCGAAGATGGGGATGCCCAACGCTTGGATGAGTGGCCTCTTTTTTCTTACCATATGGATTTAGCTGGATTCGATATGCACTATGATTTAGTAGATGATGATAATGCTGATCATAATGTTATAGTGGCTGGATCAATATTATGGACAAGAATAGATTTCGATGGCAGAAGTTGTCCTAATAATTCAGCTAAGACAGCACAGTTCTTAGAAGAACATGCCCAATCTTTACAAGCTGTTTTGGGGGATGATAAATACAGGCTTCTTGAATTAGCTTATAGAGGATATGGAGATGGTGATGCTGTAACGGAATCTGAAATGGTAGAATTTAACGCTCTTCTTGCCCAGTATCAGCGTGAAGCCTTAAGAAATTATTTTCCCGATATCTGATAATATTCAGCGAAGTAAAAATCTGTGCCCAAAAAGTGTCCAGAATAGGTGGCAATACATGGTAATAGACGGTAATAGGTGGTAATACAGGTGAGTCACTAACTAACTGATTTTAAAGGGCATTTTACGTAAACTGCTGAATTGATTGAAGACAAGAGAAAGTATATATTCAATAAAACAATCTATTAATTCAATTAAAAGCAATGAGAGATGATTCTAAGAAAATAATTAAAACTTTGAGTCAAAAGTAATCCTGTTAAAAACTACACATCTCAACAGCTATAATCCTCTGGCTTTGCTTCTCTGGCCATTAAATCAGAGACTGCCTCATAGGGCTCTTTATTATTATAAAGCACTTGATAAACCTGTTCTGCGATAGGCATCTCTATCTTGCTGTTTTTGGTAAAGCTATGTAGTGCTTTAACTGTATATATTCCCTCTGCTACAGTATTCTTACTCTTTAATACATCGCCTAACTTAACGCCCCTACCTATCTCTTCCCCTAGCGTCCTATTCCTGCTCTTTAAGCTAAACGATGTGGTTACCATATCACCTAATCCGCTTAAACCAAACAGGGTCTCTGCTAGAGCACCTTGACTTTTGCCGAATCTAACCATCTCTGCCAACCCGCGAGACAACAAGGCTGCTTTTGTATTAGCTCCAAATCCAAGTCCATCGCATATCCCTGCTGCTATAGCAATAACATTCTTTAAAGCACCTCCTAACTCAAGCCCTACAATGTCACTACTCGTATAGACCCTAAAATAAGTAGTAAAGAATAATTCCTGCACTATTTTAGCAACACAGTCATCCTCTGAAGCAACAACAACGCTGGAGGGGCTCCTTCTAGCAACTTCATATGCTATAGCCGGCCCAGAAAGAACTGACATTTTGACCTTGCCTAATTCCTCGCAGATTATTTCAGAAACACGCTTGAAACTCTCCTGTTCTATACCTTTTGCAAGACTAACAAAGATAACATCCTCCCTAAACCCAGAGAGCCTACTCAAAACAGCTCTTATGTATATAGATGGGATGGCCAAAACTATAATCTCTTTGTCTGATACTGCTAGGTTTAAATCTGAAGTAATGTTTATCTCTTGAGGAATTTTAATTCCGGGGAAAAACATCTTATTCTCTCTCTCTTTATCTAGAATCAAAGCATGACCAGCGTCATAACTCCAAAGAGTAATTTGATGACCTTTCTGCTGCAACAAAATTGCCACCGTCGTTCCCCAGCCGCCATCTCCCAATATGCCGATACCACTCATCGTCTCTATGTTTTTTGATATTTGATATTGTTAAAATGCCCCTTCTCTATTGATCTGAGAAGATTCAAGAGGGGTCTCTTTTAAAACTTTTTTATGCAGAACCTCATATTTAGAACCAACTATAATAAACTCCAAAAACCTCATACTTTTAAAGGGGGTGAATAATAATTTTGTCTCATTGTCAATGGGCTTCTCAATTATTCTTCCATCCTCGACAACCTTCATGAAAATTCTACCTGTCACCAGAACTCCACTATTATTTTCATCTATAGCACTACCTCGAATAATAATAACAGGATCATCTTTAAAATTTTTCTCTAATACTATGCGAACCTTGCTCTCTTTAAAATTCATTTATCCTCAATAGAATCCTGCTCAAAATCACCAAG is a window of Candidatus Kaelpia aquatica DNA encoding:
- a CDS encoding NAD(P)H-dependent glycerol-3-phosphate dehydrogenase — protein: MSGIGILGDGGWGTTVAILLQQKGHQITLWSYDAGHALILDKERENKMFFPGIKIPQEINITSDLNLAVSDKEIIVLAIPSIYIRAVLSRLSGFREDVIFVSLAKGIEQESFKRVSEIICEELGKVKMSVLSGPAIAYEVARRSPSSVVVASEDDCVAKIVQELFFTTYFRVYTSSDIVGLELGGALKNVIAIAAGICDGLGFGANTKAALLSRGLAEMVRFGKSQGALAETLFGLSGLGDMVTTSFSLKSRNRTLGEEIGRGVKLGDVLKSKNTVAEGIYTVKALHSFTKNSKIEMPIAEQVYQVLYNNKEPYEAVSDLMAREAKPEDYSC